DNA sequence from the Pseudoduganella plicata genome:
TACAGCATCGACAGCAAGGAGGACAAGGGCGGCGAAGTGTATGGCGCCAACTGGAAGGGCGACCCGGCCTACTACAATGGCCTGTACAGCCAGGGCACGCCGGGTACGCCGGGCTTTCGCGTCCACAACGGCACCGACCTGACGGACGCAATGGGCGGCAGCGTCGCGGCCTACCACCTGTACGGCGCACCGACGTCGAACGACCACAAGGAAACGTGGCGCAAGGTGACGTGGCGCGTGGGCCTGCAGAAGCAGATGACGCCGAACCAGATGGCCTATGCCTCCGTCTCGACGGGCTACAAGGCCGGCGGCTTCGCCGACAAGACGGACAGCTGCAACTACCATATGTGCGCCGACGGCAAGCCGGGTGTCGTCACGTTCCTGCCGTACGGTCCGGAACAGGTGACGAACTTCGAACTGGGCTACAAGGGCAAGTTCCTGGACAACCGGCTGTCGCTGTCGGCCACGGCGTTCTGGATGAAGTACAAGGACATGCAGCTGACGGGCACCTACTTCATCAACCAGATCATCCCGGATAACGGCCTGCCCTGCCCGACCGACCAGCCCAAGTGCGACGTGTACGAAGCCTGGCGCACGATCAACGTGGGCAAGGTGGACATCCCGGGCCTGGAACTGGAATGGGACTACCGGCCATGGCGCGGCGCCCGCTTCGGCGGCGGCATCGCCTACATCAACACGGACGTGCACGACTTCCGCGAATTCTCGGATGACTATCAGTGCGACGTGCGCACGGAACTGGGCCTGCCACCCTGCCCGCCGATCTACAACGGGCCGGAAAAGGAACTGCAGGGCCGCCGCCTGTACAACATCGACGGAAACCACCTGCCGAACACGCCGAAGTTCCAGGTCAACCTGAACTTCTCGCAGGAGTTCTCGCTGCCGGGCGGGTTCCGCATCACGCCGTACGTGAAGGTGAACTGGCGCGACAAGGCCTACTTCGACCTGCGCAACTCGGACTTCGGCACCGTCGGCCGCTTCCAGAAAGCCTACGCGATGACGGATGCGTCGGTGCGCCTCGATGCGCCGAGCGACAAGTGGCACGCGGAGCTGTACGTGCGCAATGTGGCGGACAAGCACGCCGCGCAGAACCGGGAGTCCGTGTTCGGCGGCTTCATGAAGGCTTACTACGTCGAGCCGCGCATGTTCGGTATTCGCGTGGGTGGCGAGTATTGATGGTCTTGCGCGGTTGGGGACTGGCACCTGAACGTGCCAGTCCCCGCTGCCTCAAGCCTTACCACCCCATCACCTCCCGCAACTGCGGCACCAGGTCGTCGGCCATGCGCGCATGCTGCTCCCGCGTCGGATGCGCATCGGCCGCGTCGCCAGGATAGTGCCGCGAGACGACGCGCGAGACCCATGCATCGGCCACCCGCCGGACCGTCTCGTCGAGGTACGCGCGCAGTGCCGCCTTCTTCTCGCCATCCAGGATCGCCCCTTCCGTTAGCACGATGCGCGCCTGCGGATGATCGCGCCGCAACGTCCGCACCAGCCTCACGTACTCGCTGACGTAAGCCTCGCGCTCCGGTAACCCCTGATTGAAATCGTTGGTGCCGATGGCGCTGACGATCAGGTCCGGCGCATAGCGCCGTTGATCCCAGCCTTCCGGCCGGCCCGGATCGGCAATGGCCAGCTCGTATAGCCGTCCCAGATTGAACTCGTCCGTCCTGCCGTCCCAGCTGCGCACGAGGCCGCGGCCGCCGTGGCAGACAAGCTGCACCTGCCCGCCCAGCGCAGCACCGGCCAGCATGCCGTACGAGACGCGCGGATTCCACCAGACGGGCTGCTTCGGCCCGGGCGGCGTACGTTCCAGCGCTTCGCCGCAGGTGACGGAGTCGCCCAGGAACAGCAGCCGGCGCGCCGGCAGCGCGGGTGGCGTGACGAAGCCGCCGTCGGTGGCAAAGCGCGTCAGCGTGACCGTGCCGTGCCACGTCTCGGAGCGATGAAGTACCTGCGCCGTGTGCACACCGGGCGGCAAGACATCGGCCAGCACATACCGCCGTGCCACCGGGTCCAGGTGCAACGTCCGCACGGCGCCATCGACAACGACGTCCAGGTAGCTCCTGACGCCCGTGCTGGCGGCATCCATCGCAAGCGACGTGCCCTCGAAGCGCACGAAGAAGCTGACGCCGGGATAGGCGAAACGTACGGCGCCTGCGTCCGCGTCGACGGTGCGCCCCATCCGTACGATCCTCGCGTCGCCCGCGGACATTGATTCGGCCCCGTGAACGAGGCCGGAGAAACAAAAAAACGCGGCCAGGGCCGCGTTCATCGGATGCCTTATCGCTCGCATCGTTTTCATCCTCACTGTTTGATCAGGCGGTCGATGTCGGGCCGCATGGCGTCGCCCCAGATCCTGTAGCCTTCCTCCGTGAGATGCAGGTAGTCGGGCATGATCCGCGGCGAGATCGTGCCGTCCGCCTGGATGAATTTGCGGCCATAGTCGCGGAAGAACACATGCTTGCCGTCGTCCAGCTTTGCCACGTCGCGATTGACCTTGACGACGTTCAGGCGGCGGGGGTGGTCGGGATTGGGTTCCACTGGCAGCACGGCATTGAGCAGGATCTTCGCATCCGGATAAATCTGGCGCAGCGACGACACCACCGAGGCGATGCCGCGATAGACCTGGTCCGGCCCTTCGCCGCACAGGCCGAAGTTGTTGGTACCGATCAGCAGCACGACGACTTTCGGGCGCAGCCTGTCCATGCCGCCGTTCTGCAGGCGCCACAGCACATTGCCCGTGTGGTCGCCCCCGATGCCGAAATTCGCGGCTTTATAGTTGCCGAAGTGGCTGTCCCACTCGCTCCTGGGCCATCCTTCCGTGATCGAGTCGCCCAGGAACAGCACGTCGACATCGCCCTTGGCCGCCAGCGCGGTCTTGTCCTTGTTGATCCCGTTCCATCGCTCGATCGACATCCACGGGAACTCCACGCTGCGCGGTTCCACGTTGGTGGCGCACTGGCGCACCTGGCCCGGCACCTGATCCTGCGCACCCGCCGCAGCGGCGGCGCACAGCAACGCCAGCGCCGTCATCGTCTTCATCCGCATCCCTGTCTCCTTTGTTTTCATTGATGGGATAATTCTACTTCGATGCCACGCGGCGCGCGGTTCCAGCCGCGCCCCTGCGGGCCGGGTCTGACCCGGCCCGCCACGATTCGTGCGGTTCTCCGGCCGCCGGCACTGCGACAGCCGCGATCCAGACCCTCACCCGCATCAGGCGCCTTCCTGCGGCGTCAGGCGCAGCATCGTCACGCCATGCGCCGGCAGTTTCAGGGCCAACGGCTTCTTCGTGTCGCCCGTCCTCTGCTGCCACAGGTCGGACCAGCGGAATGCCGTCTTCTTCAGGTCCGCCGAACGCTTGCTGAGGTCATCGCTGAGCGGCTGCTTGTTCCAGTCATAGGCGCGTTCCAGCGTACGCTCGCCCCGGTTCAGGAACAGCACGGCCCAGTCGTTGCCTGCCAGGGGCTTGATCCACACTTCCAGCGGCCCGTCCGTCAGCATGCGCAGCGCCTGCACGCCCAGCTTGTCCTGGTTCACTGCGATGACGTCCTTGTTCGTCAGGATCTTGCGCACGGACTCGGGCATGCTGCGCAGGTCGTTGCCCGAGATGAGCGGCGACGCCATCATCGACCACAGCGAGAAGTGCGACCGCTCTTCGTCCGGCGTGAGGCCATTACCCACTTCCAGCATATCGAGGTCGTTCCAGTGGCCCGGCCCCGCGTACTTGCGCAGCGCCAGCGACTTGTCGACGATCTTCATCACGCCGAACGTGGACCACGATCCCAGCGACACTTCACAATCCCAGCAGGCGTAGATGTCGCCCGTGGTCCGCCAGGAATGGCCGACGTTGGGTGCCCAGTCCCAGGGCTTGTTGTCGCCCCATTCGCAGATCGACAGCAGGATGGGCCGGCCGGCCGCGCGCAACGCGTCGCGCATCGTCGTGTAGGCGCCTTCCGCGTTCAGCCCCTTCGTATCGCACCAGTCGTACTTGACGTAGTCCACGCCCCAGGCGGCGTACGTGCGCGCGTCCTGGTATTCGTGACCGCGGCTGCCGGGACGCCCGCCGCAGGTGGTGGCGCCTGCGTCCGAATACAGACCAAGTTTCAATCCGCGCGCGTGGACGTAGTCCGCCAGGGCCTTGATTCCGGACGGGAAGCGCGCAGGGTCGGCCTGGATGGTGCCGTCCTTGTCGCGCTGGCCGTGCCAGCAGTCGTCGATATTGACGTACCGGTAGCCGGCGTCCTTCATGCCCAGCCTGACCATCGCATCGGCCGTTTCGCGGATCAGTTCTTCGTTGATCTCGCAGCCGAACTTGTTCCAGCTGTTCCAGCCCATCTGGGGCGTGTCGGCCAGGCCTTCGAATTTCTGCGCGTGTGCCGGGCTGACAAGGACGGCCATCATGGCTGCGGCAATGAGTGACTTCTTCATTTGCGCTCCAACCCTTTCAGTCTGGCGGCCGTTTCGCGGATCAGCGCGATCGTGCTGGCATCCGTGTCGAACACGGAGTACAGACCCTGTTCCTCCTGCGGCGGATCGCCCATCAGGTCGTTGCCCTCCTTCCACCAGTAGTCGGGATTGGCGGCGCGGCCGGCGCCGCCCCAGGCCCAGAAGTTGAAGCCGGCAATCGGGTCGCCCTTGGCGGCGCGCGTCGTGATGACGTTGAACACTTCACCGTAGAAGCGGTCGCGCACCGTCGTTCCCGCCTTGATGTCGAACGAAGCGCCGTCGCGGTCCATGCCGAATTCCTCCAGCACGATAGGCTTGCCCAGCTTTTTCGCATAGTCGATGTGCACGTTCAGATAGTGGCTGCTCTTTTCCATCGCGCCTTCCCACGTGGCCGCGACGTTCTTCGAATCGATCCAGCCCCAGTTCTTCGGCCACAGGTGGTACGTCAGGTAGTCGATGTGCTTTGTCTGGTGCGCCTTGACGAACAGGTCGGCGTCCTGGGCGGAGCCGGCCAGGCCTTCGCTGCCACTGCTGACGAGATGGTTTTTATCCAGGCTGTGGATGTAGGCGGCCGTGTCGGCGATCCATTTGACGTACACCGCCTTTTCCTCGGCAGTGGCCTTGCCGTTGCCCGGACGCGGCTCGTTGGCAAGCTGCCACGACATCACGGTCGGATCGTCCGCATAGCGCTTGCCAGTGACCGTGTTGACCCGTTCGACGATCGTGCGGATCACGTTGCGGTACTCCTGCTGGGCCTTGTCGTTGCGGTAGAACCGCGCCGTCTTCGCCATGTAGTCGTCGTAGTCCTTCGTGATGTTCGGATCCAGCGCCTTGGTGCCCTCGAACCAGTTCAGGTACTGCGTCATGCCACCCGACCATTGCCAGAAATTGTTCAGGTAGATCACCACCGTCATGTCGCGTTTTGCCAGCTCGGCCACGAGGAAGTCCAGGCCGGCCAGCAGGTTTTCATCGTACCGTCCTGGCGCGGCCGTCGTGGCGGGGCGTACTGCGCTCGGCATGTCCGTCTTCTCCGAGACGGCCAGCACGCGCACGTTGTTGATGCCGGCCGCCTTCATCGTGTCCAGTTCCTTCAGCAGGCGTGCGCGGTTGCCGACATTGCTGGCTGCACCGAGGTAGGCGCCATACCAGAAATTGGCGCCGGCGATGTAGTAGCGCTGGCCACCCTTGGCGAAGTGGGTCTTGTCGACCTTTACAAAATTGTTGGTGGCGGCTGCCGCGTCCATCGGCACGGCGTGCAGCATCATCAGGCTTGCGACCAGCTTGATCATGGTTTTCATTGTTGTCTCCTTGTTGGTTGTCGTTTGCTTACCCGCCAGGTCAGCGCCTGCGCGGGCGGATGGTGCCGCCTTCTAAGCCGCGCTGACGTTATCGGCGTACATCGCGGCATAGCGGATGCCGAAGTACAGGATGAACAGATAGCAGGCTGCCGGCACGAGGAACGACAGCTGCAGGCCGACGGTATCGGCCATGAAGCCCTGCGCGAAAGGCACGATGGCGCCGCCGACGATGGCCATGCACAGCACGCCGGAACCCTGCCCCGTCTGCGCGCCCAGCTTGTGCAGCGCCATGCTGAAGATCGTGGGGAACATGATGGAATTGAACAGGCCCACTGCGATCAGGGCCCACATGGCGACCTGGCCTTGCCCCAGCACGGCGATCAGCACCAGCACGATAGTGGCGGCGGCGTTGAACGCCAGTGCCTTGCCGGGGCTGACCCGGCGCATCACGACAAAGCCGACGAAGCGGCCGACCATCGCACCGCCCCAATAGTAGCTGACGTATTTCGCCGCGTCGCCATGCGACAGGCCGGCGATGCGCGCTTCGCCCAGGAAGTTGATCAGGAAGCTGCCGATGGAGACTTCCGCGCCGACGTACAGAAAGATGCCAATGGCGCCCAGCAGCAGATGGCGGTGCTTCAACACCGACGGCTTGCCCTCGCCTGCCAGCTCGGGCAGACCGTCGTCGTGCGTGATCGTGGGCAGGCGCACAACGGCGAACAGCACGGCCAGCGCCAGCAGCGCACCGGCAAGCGCCAGGTATGGGCCCTGCACGGCGGCGGCTTCCTGTGCCCGGTGGGCCAGCAACTCGGTGCCGGCCAGTTTCGCCGCATCGACGATGGCCGGGCCCTGCGTGAGGATCAGCATGCCACCCAGCGCCGGCGCGATGGTCGTGCC
Encoded proteins:
- a CDS encoding sugar MFS transporter; this translates as MDQSSPAAHAPYAPIASAQQSHAFPLTVITILFFMWGLLTSMNDVLIPHLKAIYTLNYVQAMLVQFCFFGAYFIVSLPAGMLIRRIGYKRGAVTGLVVAAVGCALFYPAAMSGYGLFLFAFFVLAAGITVLQVAANPFVTVLGPPAQASSRLTLTQAFNSLGTTIAPALGGMLILTQGPAIVDAAKLAGTELLAHRAQEAAAVQGPYLALAGALLALAVLFAVVRLPTITHDDGLPELAGEGKPSVLKHRHLLLGAIGIFLYVGAEVSIGSFLINFLGEARIAGLSHGDAAKYVSYYWGGAMVGRFVGFVVMRRVSPGKALAFNAAATIVLVLIAVLGQGQVAMWALIAVGLFNSIMFPTIFSMALHKLGAQTGQGSGVLCMAIVGGAIVPFAQGFMADTVGLQLSFLVPAACYLFILYFGIRYAAMYADNVSAA
- a CDS encoding glycoside hydrolase 5 family protein; this encodes MKTMIKLVASLMMLHAVPMDAAAATNNFVKVDKTHFAKGGQRYYIAGANFWYGAYLGAASNVGNRARLLKELDTMKAAGINNVRVLAVSEKTDMPSAVRPATTAAPGRYDENLLAGLDFLVAELAKRDMTVVIYLNNFWQWSGGMTQYLNWFEGTKALDPNITKDYDDYMAKTARFYRNDKAQQEYRNVIRTIVERVNTVTGKRYADDPTVMSWQLANEPRPGNGKATAEEKAVYVKWIADTAAYIHSLDKNHLVSSGSEGLAGSAQDADLFVKAHQTKHIDYLTYHLWPKNWGWIDSKNVAATWEGAMEKSSHYLNVHIDYAKKLGKPIVLEEFGMDRDGASFDIKAGTTVRDRFYGEVFNVITTRAAKGDPIAGFNFWAWGGAGRAANPDYWWKEGNDLMGDPPQEEQGLYSVFDTDASTIALIRETAARLKGLERK
- a CDS encoding glycoside hydrolase family 27 protein, whose amino-acid sequence is MKKSLIAAAMMAVLVSPAHAQKFEGLADTPQMGWNSWNKFGCEINEELIRETADAMVRLGMKDAGYRYVNIDDCWHGQRDKDGTIQADPARFPSGIKALADYVHARGLKLGLYSDAGATTCGGRPGSRGHEYQDARTYAAWGVDYVKYDWCDTKGLNAEGAYTTMRDALRAAGRPILLSICEWGDNKPWDWAPNVGHSWRTTGDIYACWDCEVSLGSWSTFGVMKIVDKSLALRKYAGPGHWNDLDMLEVGNGLTPDEERSHFSLWSMMASPLISGNDLRSMPESVRKILTNKDVIAVNQDKLGVQALRMLTDGPLEVWIKPLAGNDWAVLFLNRGERTLERAYDWNKQPLSDDLSKRSADLKKTAFRWSDLWQQRTGDTKKPLALKLPAHGVTMLRLTPQEGA
- a CDS encoding GDSL-type esterase/lipase family protein — its product is MRMKTMTALALLCAAAAAGAQDQVPGQVRQCATNVEPRSVEFPWMSIERWNGINKDKTALAAKGDVDVLFLGDSITEGWPRSEWDSHFGNYKAANFGIGGDHTGNVLWRLQNGGMDRLRPKVVVLLIGTNNFGLCGEGPDQVYRGIASVVSSLRQIYPDAKILLNAVLPVEPNPDHPRRLNVVKVNRDVAKLDDGKHVFFRDYGRKFIQADGTISPRIMPDYLHLTEEGYRIWGDAMRPDIDRLIKQ
- the axe2C gene encoding bifunctional acetylxylan esterase/glucomannan deacetylase AxeC2, whose amino-acid sequence is MNAALAAFFCFSGLVHGAESMSAGDARIVRMGRTVDADAGAVRFAYPGVSFFVRFEGTSLAMDAASTGVRSYLDVVVDGAVRTLHLDPVARRYVLADVLPPGVHTAQVLHRSETWHGTVTLTRFATDGGFVTPPALPARRLLFLGDSVTCGEALERTPPGPKQPVWWNPRVSYGMLAGAALGGQVQLVCHGGRGLVRSWDGRTDEFNLGRLYELAIADPGRPEGWDQRRYAPDLIVSAIGTNDFNQGLPEREAYVSEYVRLVRTLRRDHPQARIVLTEGAILDGEKKAALRAYLDETVRRVADAWVSRVVSRHYPGDAADAHPTREQHARMADDLVPQLREVMGW